From Brassica oleracea var. oleracea cultivar TO1000 chromosome C3, BOL, whole genome shotgun sequence, a single genomic window includes:
- the LOC106331543 gene encoding protein YLS9 yields the protein MTEKECEHHHDEDEKMRRRIGAAVLGLLAAGLFVVFLVWAILHPHGPRFVLQDATIYAFNISEPNFLTSNLQVTLSSRNPNDKIGIFYDRLDIYASYRNQQVTLATLLPATYQGHLDVTVWSPFLYGTSVPVAPYFSPALSQDLTAGMVLLNIKIDGWVRWKVGTWISGRYRLHVNCPAYITLAGHFSGEGPAVKYQLVQRCGVDV from the exons ATGACGGAGAAAGAATGTGAGCATCACCACGACGAGGATGAGAAGATGCGCAGACGCATAGGAGCGGCGGTGCTTGGCTTGCTTGCAGCTGGCCTTTTTGTTGTTTTCTTGGTGTGGGCCATTCTTCACCCCCACGGACCGCGTTTTGTTCTTCAAGACGCAACAATTTACGCGTTTAACATCTCTGAGCCCAATTTTCTAACCTCCAATCTCCAGGTCACTCTCTCTTCTCGAAATCCTAATGATAAGATCGGAATCTTCTATGACCGCCTTGACATTTACGCCTCCTATCGCAACCAGCAG GTGACGTTGGCAACTTTACTGCCGGCGACTTACCAAGGTCACCTTGATGTGACGGTATGGTCGCCGTTTCTCTACGGAACATCCGTGCCGGTGGCCCCATACTTTTCGCCTGCTTTAAGCCAAGATCTAACGGCAGGGATGGTGCTTCTGAACATCAAGATCGACGGTTGGGTTCGATGGAAAGTAGGAACGTGGATCTCCGGAAGGTACCGCCTACACGTCAATTGTCCAGCTTACATTACTCTTGCCGGTCATTTTTCCGGTGAAGGTCCAGCTGTTAAGTACCAGCTTGTCCAGCGATGTGGTGTTGACGTTTAA